A window of Methanolobus sediminis contains these coding sequences:
- the hcp gene encoding hydroxylamine reductase, translating into MFCYQCEETMNGTGCTKNGVCGKKGEVADLQDNLIYVLKSIAFYNSKARANSLNDAKTDEFILDGLFATITNTNFSEDDIKRLINEGFEIKDGIKKRLLDEKVITEKSVSSFPQWIKEKLLGAAPNAGEDLPVMAKVTPATLANINTGILATENEDIRSLRELLMYGLKGMAAYAHHANVLGYKDDNIMAFIEKALLATMDDHLGVDELVPMVLECGSVGVTTLALLDKANTTTYGNPEPTAVNIGVGSNPGILISGHDLHDLEQLLEQTKGTGVDVYTHGEMLPANSYPAFKKYDNFVGNYGGSWWRQKEEFEKFNGPIFMTTNCIVPPKDTYIDRIYTTGIVGFDGVTHINAGEDGGKDFSAIIEQAKTCQPPQQLEEGTIMGGFGHVSALSVADKIIEAVKGGQIKKFVVMAGCDGRHKERSYYTDFAEALPDDTVILTAGCAKYRYNKLDLGDIGGIPRVIDAGQCNDSYSLVVIAQALAKAFGVEDINDLPVAYNIAWYEQKACLVLLALLSLGVKNIMLGPKLPAFVSPNVLNVLVENFNIMPNTTVDEDLKTLI; encoded by the coding sequence ATGTTCTGCTATCAATGTGAAGAAACTATGAATGGTACTGGCTGTACAAAGAACGGTGTATGTGGAAAAAAAGGAGAAGTTGCTGACCTTCAGGATAATCTGATTTATGTCCTGAAAAGTATAGCATTCTATAACTCTAAAGCAAGGGCAAACAGCCTCAATGATGCAAAGACCGATGAGTTCATTCTTGACGGATTGTTTGCAACTATAACTAATACTAATTTCAGTGAGGATGACATTAAAAGGCTTATCAACGAAGGCTTTGAGATCAAGGATGGTATCAAAAAGAGGCTACTTGATGAAAAAGTCATTACAGAAAAGTCAGTTTCATCTTTCCCACAGTGGATAAAGGAGAAACTTCTGGGTGCTGCTCCAAATGCTGGTGAGGATCTGCCTGTAATGGCAAAGGTCACTCCTGCTACACTTGCTAATATCAACACTGGAATTCTTGCCACAGAAAATGAGGATATTCGCTCCCTCAGGGAACTTCTGATGTATGGTCTCAAAGGAATGGCTGCTTATGCTCACCATGCAAATGTCCTTGGATACAAGGATGACAACATAATGGCATTTATTGAAAAAGCACTCCTTGCTACAATGGATGACCACCTGGGTGTTGATGAACTCGTTCCAATGGTACTTGAATGTGGTTCAGTTGGTGTTACAACGCTTGCCCTGCTTGACAAGGCAAACACCACAACCTATGGAAACCCAGAACCAACAGCAGTTAACATTGGTGTAGGTAGCAATCCTGGAATTCTTATAAGTGGCCACGATCTGCACGATCTGGAACAACTCCTTGAGCAGACAAAAGGTACAGGTGTTGATGTTTACACTCACGGTGAAATGCTTCCTGCAAACTCCTATCCAGCTTTCAAGAAATATGATAACTTCGTAGGAAATTACGGTGGTTCATGGTGGAGACAAAAGGAAGAGTTCGAAAAGTTCAACGGTCCTATATTTATGACAACCAACTGTATCGTGCCTCCTAAGGACACATATATCGACAGGATATATACCACCGGAATTGTTGGCTTTGACGGTGTCACTCATATTAACGCTGGTGAGGATGGAGGTAAGGATTTCTCTGCTATCATTGAACAGGCAAAGACATGCCAGCCACCGCAGCAGCTTGAAGAAGGTACTATCATGGGCGGCTTTGGTCACGTATCAGCACTTTCTGTTGCCGACAAGATAATTGAGGCTGTAAAAGGTGGACAGATCAAGAAGTTTGTTGTAATGGCAGGTTGTGACGGAAGACACAAGGAGAGAAGCTACTACACAGACTTTGCAGAAGCTCTGCCTGATGACACCGTGATCCTTACAGCAGGATGTGCAAAATACCGCTACAATAAACTTGATCTGGGGGATATCGGTGGAATTCCAAGGGTTATTGATGCAGGTCAGTGTAATGATTCATATTCACTTGTCGTTATTGCACAGGCTCTTGCCAAAGCATTTGGTGTTGAGGATATCAACGATCTGCCGGTAGCATACAATATTGCCTGGTATGAGCAGAAAGCATGCCTTGTTCTGCTTGCACTGCTGAGCCTTGGTGTTAAGAACATCATGCTTGGTCCGAAACTCCCGGCATTTGTCTCACCAAATGTCCTGAATGTGCTTGTTGAGAACTTCAACATCATGCCAAACACCACAGTAGATGAGGATCTCAAGACCCTCATTTAA